From a region of the Poecile atricapillus isolate bPoeAtr1 unplaced genomic scaffold, bPoeAtr1.hap1 scaffold_212, whole genome shotgun sequence genome:
- the LOC131574289 gene encoding barrier-to-autointegration factor isoform X2, with protein MSSTSQKHRDFVAEPMGEKPVGTLAGIGDVLGRKLEEKGFDKAYVVLGQFLVLRKDEELFREWLKETCGANAKQSRDCSGCLREWCDAFL; from the exons ATGTCCTCCACGTCACAGAAGCACCGGGACTTCGTGGCGGAGCCGATGGGGGAGAAGCCGGTGGGGACCTTGGCCGGGATCGGGGACGTGCTGGGCAGGAAACTGGAGGAGAAAGGATTTGACaag GCCTACGTGGTGCTGGGGCAGTTCCTGGTGCTGCGCAAGGACGAGGAGCTGTTCCGGGAGTGGCTCAAGGAGACGTGCGGGGCCAACGCCAAACAGAGCCGCGACTGCTCGGGCTGCCTGCGCGAGTGGTGCGACGCCTTCctctga
- the LOC131574289 gene encoding barrier-to-autointegration factor isoform X1: MSSTSQKHRDFVAEPMGEKPVGTLAGIGDVLGRKLEEKGFDKGRVTGLSPVSPGQAYVVLGQFLVLRKDEELFREWLKETCGANAKQSRDCSGCLREWCDAFL, translated from the exons ATGTCCTCCACGTCACAGAAGCACCGGGACTTCGTGGCGGAGCCGATGGGGGAGAAGCCGGTGGGGACCTTGGCCGGGATCGGGGACGTGCTGGGCAGGAAACTGGAGGAGAAAGGATTTGACaag GGCAGggtgacagggctgtccccggtgtccccgggccAGGCCTACGTGGTGCTGGGGCAGTTCCTGGTGCTGCGCAAGGACGAGGAGCTGTTCCGGGAGTGGCTCAAGGAGACGTGCGGGGCCAACGCCAAACAGAGCCGCGACTGCTCGGGCTGCCTGCGCGAGTGGTGCGACGCCTTCctctga